From the genome of Mauremys reevesii isolate NIE-2019 linkage group 24, ASM1616193v1, whole genome shotgun sequence:
ctgaaccccccagagaggccagattgaggggtcctggctctgaacacgagctctgctgtatcctgtgttcctgtgtccaataaaccctctgttttactggctggctgagagtcactgggagtcccaggaagaggggtgcagggccggactcccccacactccgtgacaatccCTTTCTGCCATTTCCGCGACTCATTCTCTGCAGTTCACCGACCTGGGAATAGATCCTGTCACGTCAGGGACCCCCCAGGCCCTTCGTCATCTGAATCCCCCGGGAATCACCTGGTCACCCCCAATTCTGATCCCGGCCTCGGGGGCCCGCGCTGGCCCTGCGCAGAACTCGCTGCACTGCGCTCCCAGGCTGCCTGTCGGAGGTTGGCACGTCAAGGGGAGCCGGAGCcgctggctgctggggtcagggcGGGCTGCCATGCGGGCGTGGGGCTCGGGGCCCACGTGTGTAGTGGGGGGGAGTTGCGGGCCAGGGGGCCGTGTGGGCGGCCGAGCAGGGTAACAGGCCCCCCAGGCTGGGGAATGAAGGGGACACAGACTGTACCCAGGGAACCTGTCGtgccccccagctgcccccagcccctctcccccgctgCCCTCCGGCCCAGCCCCTCcggcccaggccccaggccccgcggccCCCGCCGGGGTTTGCACACAGCTCTGAAGACGATTCAGGGGGGTTCCACAGGGGCCCCCCTGCCAAAGGAGGGACAAGTCTCTTGGGGCActggaggggggtgcagggggacccctttgccctgctcccagccccacacggCAGCCGCTCCACTCCTCAACATGGCCTTTAATGGGGAAAGACACAGATACAGCGTCACTCCTGGGGGGCCAGCGGGGGAAGCCCAGGGTCAACTCGACAGTGAGCGGAAACGGGGAACCCTGGTCGGAGCAGGACCCCTGCAATGGGGGACATGGGGGTGATTGCGGGGCTGGGGGCATCAGGTGGGAAGTCGAGAAGAGGGGGAGGTggagggagccggggggtggGTCTGAGAGGCTGGTAGAAATGGCAGCAAAGAGTGACCATGATCTGGgggggtccctgccccccagggggtcctgccgggggggggctgggaggaggcccCAGAACCCCAGGGGGTGCAGCGGAAGAGTGGGCTTGTGGGGGGTCCCTGCCCCCTAGGGGGTGCTGCCAGGgggggtccctgcacccccatcacACGGGCTCCATCTGCAGCTCGTCAGCCTCCCCCGACTCCAGCTCATGGAAGGCAGCGTGGGAGCCGATCACCACCAGGGTGGCACCTGCGGGGGGCGACAGAGAGGTGGGGGGATGAGAGAGACAGCGACACTGTCCCCCcgctgctcccagctcccctctcccggTGCACCCCATAgaaccctgctgccccccagctctaCCTCCCCACTGCATCCCatggaccccgctccccagctcctctcccctccccgctgcaccccaaagaaccctgctgcccccagctcctcccctctcccggTGCACCCCATAgaaccctgctgccccccagctctacctcccccgctgcccccagctccgcctcccgcctgctgcaccccatggacccccgctgccccagctcccctccccgctgcccccagctcccctcctccccgctgcaccccaaagagccctgctgccccagctcccctccccgctgcccccagctccgcctcccgcctgctgcaccccatggaccccgctgccccagctcccctcccctccccggtgcacCCCATGGACCCCGCTGCCCCCAGCTCGCCTCCCTCCCCGGTGCACCCCATAgaaccctgctgccccagctctaccTCCCCACTGCATCCCATGGACCCCCattcccccagctcctctccctccccgctgcaccccaaagagccctgctgcccccagctcctccccgctgcccccagctcctccccgctgcaccccaaagagccctgctgccccagctcctccccgctccccagctcctctcctccccgctgcaccccaaagagccctgctgccccagccctccccgctgcccccagctccgcctcctgcctgctgcaccccatggaccccgctgccccagctcctccccgctGCACCCCATAGAGCCCTGCTACCCCAGCTCCGCCTCCCCACTGCACTCCCACTGCCCCCAgcttgcctcctcccctgctgcccccatagaccccagctgcccccagctcccctccccgctgcccccagctccgcctcctgcctgctgcaccccatggaccccgctgcccccagctccttcccctctcctgctgcccccatagaccccgctgcccccagctccctccccgctGCCCCCAATTCTGCCTCCTCCAGTGCACCCCATACATGGCCCCGATTTCCAGCCCCGCTCCTCCTGCTGTTGCATCTCaggtccccagcccctccccatctgcaccccctgcaccccagttcCATGGCCCCTCTGCCActggccctccccctcccctccccgccagctGCCCCaaatccccctgcccctgctgcaccactCACCGCGGTCAATCggcccccaaacctcccccactgacCCCCCGAGTGCCAGGAGAGGAACAGCccatggggagtggggcaggcacAGATTGGggagttcccctcccccacactcagcTCTTTGGCAGGTTCTGCGCCCCAAATGGCCCCCCAGGCAAGCCCCCAAAGGCAGCAGCTGATGGGGGCTGGGGTTACACCCtgggtcgggggagggggttgctcaCCCAGCACCCAGAAGACGGCGGATccggcccctgccagccagaAGAAGGGGAAGGAGACGCCCCCTGCCAGTCCGTACTGCTGAGCCGTGCCGAGCTCCCGGCCTGGCCgcgccagagagagagagagagagagagaatggggggtgaggggagcccagacccctgccgaccagccagccccccagccagccagctgcccgccagcctgcccccgccccctgagccagccagccccccgcccccgccccccggccagTCCGTACTGGTGAGCGGTGCAGTTAGCCACCCCAAGCTGCAAACAAGCCATgtccaggactggtaactatgcagcagctgcagaacagctgatggagatatatatatatgggggggggagtattaggtataatgtgtcTATATAAGGATTAAGAtcttagttattggtcataaatcagaTTGTTCTCATAATAAACGTGGCATCTCTGTCTGGCCCCCTGgaaagatcctgtgtagttttgtctgtacgACATTATTGGTGGAGGATGCAAAGGGGAGAATCCAGTTATTATAAACCTGGTGTGCACCCGCCAGCTTTAGGGAGCCTGGCACAATCGGGAAAAGGTCGTAAACTTCCAGTTAATTAACCACAAACTCTGAAGGAAATAGGAGTTTAGGTTTGAATCTTGTGCTGATTAAAGGGGTGCACACCCTCGGGCGCAGCAGGGCTGAGAAACAGGAGAGGTTTAGCacccctctctccagcccagaCTGCTGGGGGAAAGAACTGGAGGTGGGTATAGCCCCGGTCATAGTAAGGCCGGGCAACAGGCCTCCAGGTTTGCACACTGAAAACCCTAGGTGCACACACCCTCCGCCGTAGCAAGCCTGAGAACTGAGTGCTTCTCGCTCGGAGCCTGGGAAGGGTTTGTATAGCTGGTGCATGAACCCTTGGTGGTGGTAGCCGAGTGATAGAGGGAGGCGTAGTGTCTCTCCCTCTGGCCCAGAGAGGGCTACGCTGCTCCTTCCAGGAGGTACAAAGGTAAAATTGCTCTTTCAGGAGTTGTAAGCTGCTTTTTTAGGAATTAGGGGTTATAGTGCTGGATATTTATCAGTTTGGGTTTGCTGTGGTTGGCTGTTGCTCACGACTGTtggaaaaaatgtttaagaaaacaCTGTCTAAAGagatccttaaaaaaaaattgtccaggTACTTATTAATATATAAACCCTCAACTCCAATGAAAAAGGAAGCAGCCGCAGTTTGGCTTCTATGGAAAACCTGTAGTGAGCTTTTCCTTCAATTGGCTAAacatcaaaatgaaaaactgcACCAAGATTTACAAGCCTCTGCTGCAAAAGCAGCGAAATGAAAAGGTGTGTGGTACCCAAACCCAGTTAGATGCCCTTAAGGCTGGGTACAGAGGGTTAAGCAGCTCTCACATCTTACAGCAGCAGTGACATCAGAAGAAGGAACATCTGAGCCCCCAAAAGGGGCAAATTTTTGGGACTCCTCTGGAGAGTGGGAAGGGGGATATTTGGGTAGATTCCTCCTCCCAGGGCCAACAGTAACAACAGCACCTGCTTCTGCCTCAGACCTCCAGGCCATGGCAAAGTGGGTggggattttaaaataaaaaaaaatttcaactcAAAGAAATGCACCACTTAATTAGCGTTTGTGCAGCCCCGAGTACCGAACACGCTATGGCAGAGACTGAGCAGGGCCTGCCATGTGGGAGCTCTGTGCTAATTTATTTCTAAGCTTCCATCTTTCAGGCTCTGAACCAGAACCTCAGGAGAGCTGGTACCAGCTGAAGAGTTACAGAAATACCATGGTTACAGTGTCGCGACAAAGTCTGGGGTCAGTGTTCTGGGCCTGTCTCTAGTGGTGTCCTGTGCTGGCACTGGCTCCAGAGAGAGGGGTTACTGCACTGGACAGGGCAAATGTCTTCTCCGCTCTCTGCTTCCCCCATGTCCATCCAGCTTATCAATCAGACTCTGGTCCCCAGTGCATCAGCTTTATTTTTGTTAGGTTCTCTAAGAGTCATTTTGTTATTAAGagcataagaaaggccgtaccgggtcagaccaaaggtccatctagcccagtatctgtctaccgacagtggccaatgccaggtgcccctgagggagtgaacctaacaggcaatgatcaagtgatctctctcctgccatccatctccatcctctgacgaacagaggctagggacaccattcttacccatcctggctaatagccatttatggacttagccaccatgaatttatccagtccccttttaaacattgttatagtccaaccttcacaacctcctcaggcaaggagttccacaagttgactgtgcgctgcatgaagaagaacttccttttatttgttttaaacctgctgcctattaatttcatttggtgacccctagttcttgtattatgggaataagtaaataacttttccttatccactttctccacatcactcatgattttatagacctctatcatgtccccccttagtctcctcttttccaagctgaagagtcctagtttTGTTATTGATACATTTGTGGTGTTAGTTACATTTGCTTGTATTGTTAATTCCACACTTTCCTCTGTGCTCCCTGGTTCTCCTTCCCCAAGCCCTGAAGGGGAGTTCTTGGGCCCCCATAACCGGTAAGACCTTGGCCCATAATTGCAGGGCCCCATCTTTCAGGTCCCCAAAAACCTCTTAAGAACTGTTAAAAATAGGGGATTCGGCAACATTTTAGCAACTAAATGTTAGTTTAAGTCCAAATCagcttgtgacgttattgatataaatggggaccatatagaacatgggttgcaaccaaggtcctgtagtggcaccaaatcctaagtaaagggggtcatataaggtgtctaagaccaggttccgggttgctggttataattatgctgtctgtatgtctgtatcatttttagttgaagttatgaatgttggctctatgctggcagtatttcaagtttgtgctgtgcttctgggggaagcctcccagacaagctggtgttagctctgcctagcctgtttgatggcccattaaggaccattaaggacacaatggacccatggagagaaggcagacacgccttgtgactcagcaaagtatgcagggactggctcatgtgactcaaggctccattttgctgtaaaattccacagtgaagacaaagggattcttacacctggaaaagtctatataagcctgatgcttcgtctccatcttgtcttcaatcctgcttctgacctctggagggactttgctacaaactgaagctttacacaagggactgaaggacccatcccagtgggggatgttctccagagacttaatctaaacctgcagtttactccagcactgctgcaagcctgaactaagaactttgccattactgtatgtaattgattgcatttaaccaattctacctctcatctctacctttttccctttgtaaataaacctttagattttagattctaaaggattggcaacagcgtgatttgtgggtaagatctgatgtgtatattgacctgggtctggggcttggtcctttgggatcgagggaacctttttcttttattggggtgttggttttcataaccatttatccccaggacgagtgcactggtggtgatactgggagactggagtgtctaaggaaattgcttgtgtgacttgtggttagccagtggggtgagaccaaagtcccttttgtctggctggtttggtttgccttagaggtggaaaaaccccagcctagggctgtaactgccctgtttgagcaattggtcctgatttggcactctcagttgggtcccgccagaatcgctccgtcacacagCTTAACCTTGGTGACAACTGTGCTCCTCCTACGACGTCGTCTTTGTTGTGTGCGTAAGGGGGTCCTGAGCTCAGGGACTTGTATTGTTCGATGGCTATTGGCTATTGCAGCATCACACTTGGGCCTCAGTTTGTGTGTCAACGTACCCGAGGATTGGAATGGGGATGGTTTTAGTGTATCCCAATTATCCCACCGATCGTTGTTTGCATTGGTGTGCAGGTTCTAGCTGGTGTTCACTCAGTTGTAATGGGTTTAGTTGTATTCACCTGGTTATGATAGTTTGGTTTGTTTGCAACAGCTCCCCTGTGCCCTGCGACGACAGCAGCCCCTGGGATGGTCAGAGATCAAGGGGCAGAGTGTGGTAGGAGCAGCCGCCTGGGCAGCAGCCCTAACCATCATTTTTCATCCCCTCATTGTCCTATTAGTAACCCCAACTGTTATGCTGGTTCTGCCTTAAACCAGCGACAGAAAGTGGGACCCACCCACTGCCCCTGGACTGAAGGGTCAAAAGGAGGATAATGTAGAACTGATGAATGACATGGGTTTTAATTGTTCTTTGTTACTGCACTTCATTAATGTAACTTCATAAgtaaagttttatgaatgaaacaacGTTCATTCATCAAAGCGGCTACCCCAAGAACTGGCTAATTGACAATGCAGATGCTTGTTAAGAGCCAGAGCTGCCTTTgtaaaagcagccaagagtcctggggcaccttggAGACGAACAGGcggctggagcaggagctgttGTGGGTGAACACCTGCATCCGATGAAGGGGGCTTCACCCACGACAGCTCTTGCTCCACAACGTCTGTTAGACTCTCAGGGGCCccaggactcttcgctgcttttacagatccagactaacagggctcccCCCTGAGACCTGCCTTTGTGCGTTTCACTGTCAATCCAATTCCTGCTTAAATCACTGAGACTTGCCCGGTTTCTTCTGCTCACCCGTCACTACACTGCCCTACACTGTAACTCCGGGTCACTGTTTGCCATACTggaattcaaaccccattttaaaacactCGCTCCATTTTctaaaagcttcctccaaccgtcagttttgcaaaccctgctgtactCTCATTAGTCAGTGTAGACGTGTGACTGAGGTATGGCTGGACGATGGGCtcagcctccagccccagcctggcctgatGAAACGGAGTTCAAACCCCACCGGCTGAAGAAGCAGACAAGGGCCCTAACACAGTAAGCAGAGGCCACCCTAAAACAAAAGCTGCAATAGAAGGAAGTTCAAAGCCGGGTCTGAGGCTGACAGTCGCCTGCAATTGACAGGTGATCagtcaccaaacccagaggcagcgggacacagcaagacctagagactctggattcaaactgaaGCCTACAGAAAGGAtgggggggatgggagactgTGGGGGGGTAACactctgctgccaacatggaggGGCATCGGTGCAGGCCCAACAGAGAccagctcgtccttgtgcccggctttcctggccagttcgCCGCCCCGAGCTACCAACCCAAGCCGGGAACTCAAGCCATgtccaggactggtaactatgcagcagctgcagaacagaggtggggggtgtgggggggggtgtctcggAGCATGAGCTGTGGTGGGTGAATCCCCGCTGCGCCGGATGCAAGTCATATTAGTTAGTGGTCAGAAATCAAACTGTTCTCATAATAAACGTGCCATCTTTgccttgccccctgaaaagatcctgtgtagctTTGTCTGTACGACACCAGccccccaggcctgcccccccagccagagagagagaacgggggggggtgaggggagcccagacccccccgtgcctgcccctgagccagccagcgcCCCAAGCCCACCTGCCGGCCAGTCCGTACTGCTGAGCCGTGCTGAGCTCCTGGCGTGGCCGCGCCAGAGAGAGAGAACGGAGGGgtgaggggagcccagaccccccccccccgagccagccagcccccagcaccccctggagGGGATGAGCCCCacatcctgcccctgctcccaagccagccagccccccgcgCCCCCTGGAGGGGACGGGCCCTGGGCCCCCACTCACCGAACAGCACGAGCCGGGACTGCTGGGTTCGCAGGTAGATGAGGTAACAGGCCCCGAAGAAGACAGCCAGCGCCactaggagcaggggggaggtgATCCTGGGGGGCaatggcagagggttgggggggccATACCCGCCatactctgcccccccccagcttacATATGTTCCCCCGtttcacacccctcccccacagcctttGCAGAACCAGCCTATTCcagggctccccagctcccccctggACCCACGTCCACCTGCCCCACCGCCTGGGCCCCCGTCCGCCCGCCTCCTGGCCCCCGgccactccccctgcccctgggccccGGCCACCAGCCCCTGGGCCCCGGCCGCCTGCCCCTGGGCCCCCGgccgcctgccccaccccctgcccctgggccccCCGGCCGCTGCCCCCCTGGCCGCTGCCCCCCCCGGGCCCCCCGGCCGCTGCCCCCGCTCACAGGCAGTAGAGGATGAGGCCCAGGAAGACGAAGACGTAGTTGCTCTGGAAATGCTCCACGTTGCGCGCCAGGCGCTGGCACAGCTCCCCGAAGTCGCGGGGCCTCCCGAAGCGGCGCTGGTCGGCGAAGCTGCCCCACGGGCGCAGGGTGGCCCGACGCTGCTCCAGCCACTTCTTGGCCgggccctggggcagcagggccggGATGGAGATCCTGGGGGGCCGAGAGATGGGGCACCTCTGAGCCGCAGCACCCCCCATGgcgccccccgctccctgccccacggcgcccccactgactgccccaccccgctccctgccccacagcgccccccacggcgcccccccactccctgccccacggcgccccaTTGTGCcccgcccgctccctgccccacggcaTCCCCACtgacccccgccccgctccctgccccacggcgccccattgtgcccccgctccctgccccacggcgccccccactgacccccccccccccgctccctgccccacggcgccccccattgtgcccccgcctgccccacggcgccccactgacccccaccccgctcctgccccacggcgcccccaTTGTGCCCCCATTgtgcccccgctccctgccccagggtgccCCTACtgtgcccccgccctgctccctgccccacggcgccccctatccccccgcagctccctaCTGAGTGCCGAGGGGTCCCGCAGCCTCCTGCTCGGCgggcggggggaagggatggTCCGAGCCGCCTTTCCCGGCCATGGTGCTCAGCGCCCGGGGCTGCGGAGAGGGCAGGCAGGACGTGAAACCAGGCCCCGGGAGCTGCAGCGGGGAACAGGGGCGCCCGGGGGCAGGACGTGAAACCAGCCCCGGGAGCTGCAGCGGGGAacggggcgcccggggcaggACGAACCAGCCCCGGGAGCTGCAGCGGGGGGGGAACGGGGcgccctgggcgggggggggcaggacatGAAACCAGCCCCGGGAGCTGCAGCGGGGAACGGGCGCCCGGGGGCAGGACGTGAAACCAGCCCCGGGAGCTGCAGCGGGGGAACGGGCGCCCTGGGCGGGGCAGGACATGAAACCAGCCCCGGGAGCTGCAGCGGGGAACGGGCACCGGGGCGGGGATGCGGCgctgctgccccctcccgggTTGCCATGGCGACGGCTCCCGCTCACCTGCCGCCTGCTCCAGCGCGGCCGCCGCTGCCTCGACGTGGcgaccggggcgggggggggggggagcggaacTGTGGGGCGGGCCGcggtgcatgctgggaaatggagTCTGGTCGCAAAGGCTTGTGGGAGATGGAGTCCAGGCCCCCCCCCGTGGTCTCGGGACGAGCTGGGGgacgtgggggggcaggagggaggttcgagggttccgggggggggggctcagcccctTCCTTTCTCTGAACTCCTCTTATGCAAATTATTTAATAGTCTCATTTGCATGTATGCAAATACACGGGCACCGTTTTGACAACTAGCTCCGAACTTCCCCTGAGAAGCTGCAGGCggatgggggggggcagccaggccCCCAGAACGGGCCCAGCCCCCGGGGTTCCTGCCCCCCCGCtcaccccctgctggggggggcagcCAGGCCCCCAGAACGGGCCCAGCCCCCGGGGTTCCTGCCCCCCCGCTCACCCCTGCTGGGGGCAGCCAGGCCCCAGAACAGGCCCAGCCCCGGGTTCC
Proteins encoded in this window:
- the RABAC1 gene encoding prenylated Rab acceptor protein 1; translated protein: MAGKGGSDHPFPPPAEQEAAGPLGTQISIPALLPQGPAKKWLEQRRATLRPWGSFADQRRFGRPRDFGELCQRLARNVEHFQSNYVFVFLGLILYCLITSPLLLVALAVFFGACYLIYLRTQQSRLVLFGRELGTAQQYGLAGGVSFPFFWLAGAGSAVFWVLGATLVVIGSHAAFHELESGEADELQMEPV